The sequence below is a genomic window from Tachysurus vachellii isolate PV-2020 chromosome 2, HZAU_Pvac_v1, whole genome shotgun sequence.
acagacagacagacacacagacacacagacacacacagacacacacagacacacacagacacacacagacacacacacacacagacagacacacacagatagacagacacacagacagacagacacacagacagacagacacacacacacacacagacagacacacacacagacacagacaaccgttcattataaaataaaaacacaaagaaaataaagtcaTGTTTGAAAATATTGTACATAAAGTCAATGTTACATTCTACAATCATTTCACTGGTGTTGATCTTAACAACTCAGCTGTTTTTGTTCCATCTGATCAGGTAGATTAACATTTGCACTTGTTCGTATTTGTGCATTGAATTGAAATTCAAAAGTGTGTAAACTCATTATTGTTACGTGCAAAAACTTAGCAACCATTTCTTTATCGCTCAATTAAACAGTCCCATGTGACCACGTGGTTCAGTATTTTTcctctttatatttatctttttatcctTCATTTGTCCTTATTCTCTTTTTTACACCATAAGGAGaggcatttcatttcattgaaCTCATGTACAATGACTATAAAgaccctatctatctatctatctatctatctatctatctatctatctatctatctatcgatggATCTTGATGGTGTcggtaacagaaaaaaaagggtgAGAACTTCTTGTAAAAGAGGTGATTTTCTAAACAGCAGAAAAATccattattttattgtgtagATATTCCAGCATCATTCTAAAAGAGTCTGAAGTCAGATCACTAGGGGGCGATATAACACAAAGGACAGAATCCTTAAACCATCAGATAAGacaccactagatggcagtatTTTACACTTTTCTATATACATCTTCAATCAGCTCTCGAACTCCTAAAGATACCAAATCAAACCTACAAAGATAACAAGCTACTTTTGTAGAAGAACTTAGGGGCTGATTGAGATGcagctttattttacttttataaatataaatccatACCTTTGCATCACTCTGCACATTGGCCTCTTGTACACCCTGCTGTCTGCTTGCCTAAAACCAAAACATTTCtcattataataatgaaataattattatcCATGCTTGTACTATTCTCTGTAGTGACCCGGTGCAGTCATTACTTCATGGGTAAAAAGGAATTACACGTTACACTTGTTCTGTTAATGTTACCTGCAGCAACACAACCAGCAACTGCCTGAAGGCTCCATCAGTGTCACCAGTCACGTCTTCCTCCAGGGTTTTACCATACTCtagaacacacaagcacacacacacacacacacacacacacactattacccAAGCCAAACCCTGACCCTTGAACCAATTCCACATATAATCAGCAACTATATAACTAGTTAATCATAACTAGAACCCAAACAAAAGTTTAATAAGTTTAATGTTCTCGTACCCTGTTTGTAGGTCTGATTGATCGCTTGAATCTCATTGCAAGTTCTTGAAGAAAGGATATGAATCAAACACTTTTCACATGTTCCTGCACCCTgggaaaaacaattattttataaaatggatAAATCAATgtgtgaaagtgagagaaagagaaagacagaaatattgtgtatgcgtgtgtgtgtgagtttgtgtgtgtgttcatgagagagagagtgagtgagagagagaaagaaagagtgtgtatgatgtatgtgagagtgcgtgtatgtgtgtgtgagagagaaagactgtgtgtgtgtgcgtgtgtatgtatgtatgtatgtatgtatgtatgtatgtgagtgagtgagtgagtgtgtgtgtctgtgagtgagtgagtgagtgagtgagtgtgtgtgtctgtgagtgagtgagtgagtctgtgtgtgagtgtgtgtctgtgtgtgtctgtgtgtgtgagtgagtgagtgagtgagtgagtgagtgagtgagtgtgtgtgagtgagtgagtgtgtgtgagtgagtgtgtctgtctgtgtgtgtaagtgagtgagtgagtgagtgtgtgtgtgtgtgagtgactgtgtgtgtgtctgtctgtgtgtgtaagtgagtgagtgtgtctgtgagtgagtgtgtgtgtgtgtgtgtgtgtgtgtgagtgagtgagggagtgagtgtgtatgtgtgtgtgagtgagtgagtgtgtgtgtctgtctgtgtgtgtaagtgagtgagtgtgtctgtgagtgagtgtgtgtgtgtgtgtgtgtgtgtgtgtgagtgagggagtgagtgtgtatgtgtgtgtgagtgagtgagtgtgtgtgtctgtgtgtgtaagtgagtgagtgtgtctgtgagtgagtgtgtgtgtgtgtgagtgagtgagtgtgtctgtgtgtgagtgagtgagtaagtgtgtctgtgtgtgagtgagtgagtgtgtgtgagtgtgagtgagtgagtgagtgagtgtgtctgtgtgtgagtgagtgagtgtgtgtgagtgagtgtgagtgagtgagtgagtgtgtgtgagtgagtgagtgagtgtgtgtgagtgagtgtgtgtgtgtgagtgagtgagtgagtctgtgtgtgtgtgagtgtgtctgtgtgtgagtgagtgtgtctgtgtgtgagtgagtgtgtctgtgtgtgagtgagtgagtgagtgagtgtgtgtgagtgagtgagtgtgtctgtctgtgtgtgtaagtgagtgagtgagtgagtgtgtgtgtgagtgactgtgtgtgtgtctgtctgtgtgtgtaagtgagtgagtgtgtctgtgtgtgagtgagtgagtgtgtgtgagtgagtgagtgagtgagtgagtgtgagtgagtgagtgagtgagtgagtgagtgtgtgtgtgtgagtgagtgagtgagtgagtgagtgtgtgtgtgtgagtgagtgagtgagtctgtgtgtgtgtgagtgtgtctgtgtgtgagtgagtgtgtctgtgtgtgagtgagtgagtgagtctgtgtgtgtgtgagtgtgtgtgtgtgagtgagtgagtgagtctgtgtgtgagtgagtgtgtctgtgtgtgagtgagtgagtgagtctgtgtgtgtgtgagtgtgtgtgtgtgagtgagtgagtgagtctgtgtgtgagtgagtgtgtctgtgtgtgagtgagtgtatctgtgtgtgagtgagtgagtgtgtctgtgtgtgtgtgtaccttcacTGCATTCTTCAGGCATCTTACATCATACATGGTAGGCGTGTCCAGAAGTGCCAAAATCAAAGTCTCAAATTTCCCTGTCAGCTCAGACTGAAATTCTTTTACCAAACtctagatagagagagagagagagagagagagagagagagaaagagagagagagagaaaaatttaaattagtacTTCTGAACAAAAAGATTCACAGATATTCCGGTATAAACGGAATGAGGAAAGTAGTCAGAAGCATGAAGCTGCCAACAGAAAGACTCTTTGTTTCCTGAATGACTCTCTAAGGTTAGTTAAGAGAATCATTTCACAAGCATCACTCATTCAAACATGGGCTCCCCAATCTATCTAAGTGAAtctggaaaataaaagaaataaataaaatttcactTTGATTCCATTATATTAATCCAAGCTTCTGCATTCAAAACTCAAATTCATATTTGTGAATCATTTTGCAAACGGATCCCTACGTCAGTACGAACAAAGACCGATAGAGCACAGCACGTGTTTGTCAAAAACGTCCGATGATGGAACTGTTAAGAGTCACAAGTTGCACATCGTATCGCGTAACTGATTCATTTGTGCTTGTGAATGGATTCATATTGATCTAAGGAACCATTTGAAACCATTTGAATCAATTATGTGATACGACATGACATTTTTGACTTTTAACAGTTCGATCATTGAACGTTCGACAAACACGTGCCGTGTTCTACCCATCTTTGTTCATCACTGGatacgtgtgtgtacacaagGGTTTATCCAGGGTTCACACAAGTGCATGCGTAATAACCACGAATCAATACAACACaagcacatatacagtatatgtacggTATCGAGCCAACCACTAATGATTCACGAAAACTAATTACTGTTACAAATTTTATCTATTAAACTAgtaagagattaaaaaaaaaaaacacacaaaagttaTTAAAGTTTAACTTGTCACTTTTCTGTTAATCAATCTCAGGTTCTCTACTCATTTCCTCCTCATCTATTCATCCACTCATTTCTATTAGCTCTCTCCTCTTTTACAACAATATCATCTGGAACTAGTTTTGTTCCTGGATTGATCTTTTTGTCAAAATGAATCTAATCTGAAAATTGGATCGAAGAAGGGAAAGACACAAGGACAAAAatcaatgggggaaaaaaaagagcattttaACATCTAACTGTGTGAAACTTTATATATTCATGCAACAAGCTGAAAGACCGTTATCAAGTTtcctaaacattcattcattcattcattcattttctaccgctttatccgaactacctcgggtcacggggagcctgtgcctatctcaggcgtcatcgggcatcaaggcaggatacaccctggatggcgtgccaacccatcacagggcacacacactctcattcactcacacaatcacacactacggacaattttccagagatgccaatcaacctaccatgcatgtctttggaccgggggaggaaaccggagtacccggatgaaacccccgaggcacggggagaacatacacacaaggcggaggcgggaatcgaacccccgaccctggaggtgtgaggcgaacgtgctaaccactaagccaccgtgcccccgttttCTAAACAATTTGATATAAAATAGAATGTAAAAGTCTTTACCTTGCCATACAGGGTCTTGTAGGCAGCCTTGATGTCCTGGCGCTGAGCGTTACTACGTGCAGTCAGCAGCTGCAGAATGGCCGCTTCATCAGTACCTAAgcacacagtaaataaacagcattataataataacgttTAACTCATTTTAATCAATATACTACGGCTATGATGATATAAATTCATTCACAACAgagtgcataagtattcaccccccaaCCATTTACATCCAGCTCTATTGCTATTCAATATAGTGAGTAACGATTTATACGTTTCACAAGGAGATCTCAGAAGAGTCTAAAACCACCTTATAACGGCACTGTGTCgaattataaacactgaatttCTCTACTGTGGGACTGTGCACTCTGACTAACCGAATCCTTTCATAGCCTTGGAAAGAGCCTCGGCATCAGCGTTGGCGTTAAATCCGCCCTGGGCCTTGATTGTTCCTCTTCCAGCCTgggcagagaaaagaaaaaagaaaaaaaaaaaaagaaagaaaatgtttatttattttgcattgtttttttctgtagtttAAAACCGTAGTTCTTGGCTGCAATCCTGtaggttttaaaaagtttaacaaaaaaaagattaacaggTAAAGATATGAACAAATTATTAATATGCATCTCCAAATCAATGCCATTATTGTGCTGCCTGTCCTTTTAAGAACTAATGCAAGTCAGCTGAGTAATTTTCCACAAGGAATTTTTGCCTAAGCAACCAAAGtgtaggaagagagagagagagagagagagagagagagagagagagagagagagagagagagagagaagagagagagagagagagagagagagagagagagagagagagagagagagagagaagatagatagagagagagagaaaagagagagagagagagagagagagagagacagagagactgagagagagagagagagagagaagagagagagagagagagagagagagagagagcgcgagagagagatacagagagagagagagacagagagagagagagagacagagagagagagatacagagagagagagatacagagagagagagacagagacagagagaagagagagagagagagacagagagaagagagagagagagagagagagagagagagagagagagagatacagagagagagagagagagagagagagagacagagagaagagagagagagagagagagagaagagagaaagagagagagagatacagagagagagagatatatagagagagagagagagagagagagagagagagatacagagagaagagagaaagagagagagagatacagagagagagagagagagagagagagagagagagagagagagagagagagagagagaagagagagacagagagagagagagagagagaggaagtgagagagagagagagagagagagagacagagagagagaagagagacagagagagagagagagagagagagagagagagagagagagagagagagagagagagagagatacagagagaagagagaaagagagagagagatacagagagagagagagagagagagagagagagacagagagagagagaaaagagagagagagagagagagagagagagagagagagatacagagagaagagagaaagagagagagagatacagagagagagagagagagagagagagacagagagagagagaaaagagagagagagagagagagacagagagactgagagagagagagagagagagagagagagagagagagagagagagagagagagagagagagagagagagagacagagagaagagagagagagagagacagagagagagagagagagagagagagagagagagagagagagagagacagagagagagagagagagacagagagaagagagagagacagagagagacagcaagagagagagagagacagagagagagagacagagagagagagagagagagagagagagagagagagagagagacagagagagagagagagagagagagagacagagagagagagagagagagagacagagagagagagagagagagagagagagagagagagagagagagagagagagagagagagagagagagagagagagagagagagagagagagagagagagagagagagagagagagagagagagagagagagagagagagagagagagagagagagagagagagagagagagagagagagagagagagagagagagagacagagagagagagagacagagagaagagagagagagagagagagagagagagagagacagagagaagagagagagagagggagagggagagggagagagagagacagagagagaagagagagagagagagagagaagagagagagagagacagagagagagagagagagagagacagagagagagagagaagagagagagagacagagagagagagagagagagagagagagagagagagagagagagagagagacagacagagagagagagacagagagaagagagagagagagagaagagagagacagagagaagagagagagagaggtagagggagggagagagagagagagagagagagagagacacagagagaagagagagagagagacagagagagagagagagagagagaagagagagagagagagatggggttTATGACTCAGATCCTGTATAAGACTAAAGAAATCCCTTATGCAATAACAGACCCAGTAGTAAGCCTCATAAAACTactcacacacatcattagTGTTTAATAAGTAGTAAAACATTAACATATACCAAGCATGCGCATTGATTACTATTCAATTAGCTAGGAATACGCTAGCAATGCTATTATATAGTAACGTGATACACATACAGTGCAACACAGTAACATGGTTTTCAGTACATCATATAGTTTACTTACATGATAACTGAAATATTAGGATTGGGAAATTTCTTCTATAACATACTCGTTATTTTATACTCTTCATAAGTTTAGCTTtcaaacatatactgtatatatcatagtatatttaaaaTGCACCGCACAGGTACAGATTGCATTAATAATATGACTAATACACGAAAGACTTTATAAGTATAGTAGGTCATCAGACTGGTCTACAGCCCTTAATGTGAGTAATGAGTTCACGTGAACCTACAACCGTCACAAGTCTCttgacagagagaaaaatgactTGGTGTTGCGACAGCTTATTGAATTGTGCAATGGCGTCGCTAATATTCCCCTTGCATTAGAAAACCTAGCATTTAACACAGAGAAGCAAAGTCATACATGCTAAGCTACGCTCTGTTGCTGTATTATGAAGTAATACTATGTtgtcctactactggttgccatagtaatcattcattcagtcatcttctaccgcttatccgaactacctcgggtcacggggagcctgtgcctatctcaggcgtcatcgggcatcaaggcaggatacaccctggatggactgccaacccatcgcagggcacacacacactctcattcactcacgcaatcacacactagggacaattttccagagatgccaatcaacctaccatgcatgtctttggaccgggggaggaaaccggagtacctgaaggaaaccccagaggcacggggagaacatgcaaactccacacacacacacacacacacacacaaggtggaggcgggaatcgaaccccgaccctggaggtgtgaggcaaacgtgctagtAATCAATGGCAAGTATATAAGTGACTAGAGTAACGAACCGAATCAATTTCTTGTCGCTAATATTAAACATTCGTTTGTGAAGGGAGATTCTTAGCATTTGTACATTAAATTCAcctctttatacagtataagcaTCGTATCACACGAGATTAAATAAACTGGAAGTCGTATTAAAGATTTAGATTAAGTTTTAGTTATTTCTGATTTTTGACTTTTCCTTCCCCTTAGATGTTATGATGTTGGTCTGATACTTCCTACTtggctttattattaaacagcacATCAGAATAACAGGATGTAGGTGTCAAAGTTCAGTgtataataacaacaactatTATGAGCGCATGTGAGAAAGCGGATTAAACGTGCACCGACACAGAAATACATCAGATGTCTAGCTCTAGGTCTGTACCGTAACGTTCGGTTAACGCTACTGCAATATCGGCTTTTATAATACTGATCTCAGATGTTGTATATGATTGATTTCAGCACATATTGATTTCAGTCATGAATGTTGTGATAGAGGTGAACTGAGCagagtataataataaaacaactctGAAGCTAATACAGTAATCTGATCTTCAGCATTCTGCTCTATTCTATTCAAGCTCTGTGAATACAAAATACTGACCAAACCCAATGGATATAAAACTTTATCAGAGCTGGAGAAAAAAACGGATTAGCTGTTTACAGTGCTATTAAAGCTTAAATTTACTTCAATGTTAGTTTTGCAGCATGGTGAATAAACAAATTTACAATATCTTATTGTAATTGTACAGTTTCTGCTTTAAACCTTGGGCCTGCGTAAGGTTTTAAGGTGGATTGTGTTTAGTACAGAACGAttcattcttattattaaatttattcaCTTCAAAACCCACAAACATTGTGGATTAATCCTCGCTGGAAGATATAACATCGTGTAAATGAAGAATTCTaacattattatgttttttgcaGCATTAAATCAAGGCCTTGGCTTGGATACTATGTTTATATGAGTCAGATCTTTGGTTCCTGCACAAAGCCCAATCCAAACACCAGCATTCCAATGCATTATGGGTCAAAAGATGTGAGATCATGTGCTGACTTCAAGAGATTCATTTAGACCTGAGGACAAAGCACACAGACTCCAGCACTTTAGACAGGAGTCGTGTCTCAAAAagcttaaaaacacacagatctCTCTCTAATCTGGCCTTAATCACTCGTCGTACTGTCCTGCGACAGCTTTAATGCCTGACATCTGATCCACGCTTCCGACAACAACATTCATAAACATGCAAATATAAACAGTTATACGTGAGCTCGCCTCACTCCATGCTCCTTTGTGTATCCGACTATTCTTTTCTATGAGAACGCAAGCATTGTGTTTACAGCCCAGGATCCGTGGTCATTCCATCTGTTTGAAAGGGATTATTAATGTTTGCCAAGGTTTGCACATACATCTACGTAAACACG
It includes:
- the anxa5b gene encoding annexin A5b isoform X1, with product MAGRGTIKAQGGFNANADAEALSKAMKGFGTDEAAILQLLTARSNAQRQDIKAAYKTLYGKSLVKEFQSELTGKFETLILALLDTPTMYDVRCLKNAVKGAGTCEKCLIHILSSRTCNEIQAINQTYKQEYGKTLEEDVTGDTDGAFRQLLVVLLQASRQQGVQEANVQSDAKALFEAGEKKFGTDEEKFITILGNRSAEHLRRVFAEYMKLSGFQIEESIKRETSGHLKDLLLAVVTCARSVPAYLAECLYHAMKPSPQGVGTDDKTLIEIMVSRSEIDMLDIRAEFRKMFATSLYKMIKGDTSGDYSKTLLILCGGDDA
- the anxa5b gene encoding annexin A5b isoform X2, producing MAGRGTIKAQGGFNANADAEALSKAMKGFGTDEAAILQLLTARSNAQRQDIKAAYKTLYGKSLVKEFQSELTGKFETLILALLDTPTMYDVRCLKNAVKGAGTCEKCLIHILSSRTCNEIQAINQTYKQEYGKTLEEDVTGDTDGAFRQLLVVLLQASRQQGVQEANVQSDAKALFEAGEKKFGTDEEKFITILGNRSAEHLRRVFAEYMKLSGFQIEESIKRETSGHLKDLLLAVVTCARSVPAYLAECLYHAMKGVGTDDKTLIEIMVSRSEIDMLDIRAEFRKMFATSLYKMIKGDTSGDYSKTLLILCGGDDA